One part of the Helicoverpa armigera isolate CAAS_96S chromosome 3, ASM3070526v1, whole genome shotgun sequence genome encodes these proteins:
- the Nkain gene encoding DNA-directed RNA polymerase II subunit RPB1 isoform X2 — MWLPIIANFTNIILIIFGSFGAVQYITKYLLAYAIWSFMWLVWNIFLICYYLNLGSLNRDSGLLSLGTGSVSWWEGNGWGCQPVWDEVDGPGSWRPTRVEGCFMQWDHVELGQSAVAAIFAATALPLAVVLAYRSFKKQKPAADKGTMSRRPVYTIELSPTETNISETSMKPMTPRRVKRRSGSRGNNSSVRRSRRSYRNAGYLSSNASLPRESRASRPTSAHSSYSNFHAARPVSYHTAERENFPCVEDAYDPPPPVESVPIVTNNRYNTIGRSSMKSGYDVVGPYNEPNPPRKYEPNIASYDNIERNYETAPTYDNRADNITPCESPSYVYGGAYGEAAWQTPPPPAPPYSARATPQAPGPPAYQPTNDHYNMNIAA, encoded by the exons ATGTGGTTGCCAATAATTGCAAACTTCACgaacataattttgataatatttggATCATTTGGAGCTGTTCAGTATATTACAAAGTATCTTTTAGCG TATGCAATATGGAGTTTCATGTGGCTAGtatggaatatatttttgatatgcTACTACCTGAATTTGGGCTCTTTGAACAgg gatAGTGGCCTGTTATCCCTGGGTACAGGCAGTGTTAGCTGGTGGGAAGGCAATGGTTGGGGGTGTCAACCAGTTTGGGATGAAGTGGATGGTCCAGGCTCATGGAGACCCACAAGAGTTGAGGGTTGTTTCATGCAGTGGGACCATGTGGAACTGGGACAGTCAGCTGTTGCTGCTATATTTGCAGCCACAGCATTACCACTCGCTGTTGTTTTGGCTTATAGATCCTTTAAAAAGCAGAAGCCAGCAGCAG ATAAAGGAACTATGTCTCGTCGACCAGTGTATACAATTGAACTAAGTCCAACAGAAACAAACATCAGTGAAACTTCAATGAAACCAATGACACCTCGTCGAGTAAAACGTCGATCAGGTTCTCGGGGAAATAACTCGTCAGTCCGCAGGTCCCGTCGTTCATACAGAAACGCTGGATACTTATCGTCAAACGCTTCGTTGCCGCGCGAGTCGAGAGCGTCTCGACCGACGTCGGCGCACTCGTCCTACTCTAATTTCCACGCGGCGCGTCCTGTCTCTTATCACACAGCAGAGCGAGAAAACTTTCCTTGTGTAGAAGATGCCTATGACCCACCACCCCCAGTCGAATCTGTTCCTATAGTCACTAATAATAGGTATAACACCATAGGTCGTAGCAGTATGAAATCAGGTTACGATGTAGTCGGCCCTTACAACGAACCAAACCCACCAAGGAAATACGAGCCCAACATTGCATCTTATGACAATATTGAAAGAAATTATGAGACCGCACCCACATACGACAATAGAGCAGACAATATTACTCCTTGCGAGTCTCCTTCTTACGTGTACGGCGGCGCTTACGGCGAGGCGGCGTGGCagacgccgccgccgcccgcgccgccctaTAGCGCCCGCGCCACGCCGCAGGCGCCTGGCCCGCCCGCCTATCAGCCCACCAATGATCATTATAACATGAATATAGCAGCTTAA
- the Nkain gene encoding DNA-directed RNA polymerase II subunit RPB1 isoform X1 gives MAVCGLRTLLLIVCILELIITIQRQVFDFLGYMWLPIIANFTNIILIIFGSFGAVQYITKYLLAYAIWSFMWLVWNIFLICYYLNLGSLNRDSGLLSLGTGSVSWWEGNGWGCQPVWDEVDGPGSWRPTRVEGCFMQWDHVELGQSAVAAIFAATALPLAVVLAYRSFKKQKPAADKGTMSRRPVYTIELSPTETNISETSMKPMTPRRVKRRSGSRGNNSSVRRSRRSYRNAGYLSSNASLPRESRASRPTSAHSSYSNFHAARPVSYHTAERENFPCVEDAYDPPPPVESVPIVTNNRYNTIGRSSMKSGYDVVGPYNEPNPPRKYEPNIASYDNIERNYETAPTYDNRADNITPCESPSYVYGGAYGEAAWQTPPPPAPPYSARATPQAPGPPAYQPTNDHYNMNIAA, from the exons ATGGCAGTTTGTGGTCTAAGAACGTTATTGTTGATCGTCTGTATTTTGGAATTG ATCATCACAATACAGCGGCAAGTCTTTGATTTTCTTGGATATATGTGGTTGCCAATAATTGCAAACTTCACgaacataattttgataatatttggATCATTTGGAGCTGTTCAGTATATTACAAAGTATCTTTTAGCG TATGCAATATGGAGTTTCATGTGGCTAGtatggaatatatttttgatatgcTACTACCTGAATTTGGGCTCTTTGAACAgg gatAGTGGCCTGTTATCCCTGGGTACAGGCAGTGTTAGCTGGTGGGAAGGCAATGGTTGGGGGTGTCAACCAGTTTGGGATGAAGTGGATGGTCCAGGCTCATGGAGACCCACAAGAGTTGAGGGTTGTTTCATGCAGTGGGACCATGTGGAACTGGGACAGTCAGCTGTTGCTGCTATATTTGCAGCCACAGCATTACCACTCGCTGTTGTTTTGGCTTATAGATCCTTTAAAAAGCAGAAGCCAGCAGCAG ATAAAGGAACTATGTCTCGTCGACCAGTGTATACAATTGAACTAAGTCCAACAGAAACAAACATCAGTGAAACTTCAATGAAACCAATGACACCTCGTCGAGTAAAACGTCGATCAGGTTCTCGGGGAAATAACTCGTCAGTCCGCAGGTCCCGTCGTTCATACAGAAACGCTGGATACTTATCGTCAAACGCTTCGTTGCCGCGCGAGTCGAGAGCGTCTCGACCGACGTCGGCGCACTCGTCCTACTCTAATTTCCACGCGGCGCGTCCTGTCTCTTATCACACAGCAGAGCGAGAAAACTTTCCTTGTGTAGAAGATGCCTATGACCCACCACCCCCAGTCGAATCTGTTCCTATAGTCACTAATAATAGGTATAACACCATAGGTCGTAGCAGTATGAAATCAGGTTACGATGTAGTCGGCCCTTACAACGAACCAAACCCACCAAGGAAATACGAGCCCAACATTGCATCTTATGACAATATTGAAAGAAATTATGAGACCGCACCCACATACGACAATAGAGCAGACAATATTACTCCTTGCGAGTCTCCTTCTTACGTGTACGGCGGCGCTTACGGCGAGGCGGCGTGGCagacgccgccgccgcccgcgccgccctaTAGCGCCCGCGCCACGCCGCAGGCGCCTGGCCCGCCCGCCTATCAGCCCACCAATGATCATTATAACATGAATATAGCAGCTTAA